The Egicoccus sp. AB-alg2 genome window below encodes:
- the prcA gene encoding proteasome subunit alpha, which translates to MATPFYVAPEQFMKDRAEYARKGIARGRALVAAEYADGVVFVSENPSRSLHKTSEIYDRIGFAAVGRYNEFESMRVAGIRLADVKGYQYAREDVTAKALANAYSQALGAIFMGGEAKPYEVELLIAEVGHADHGGGLELYHILYDGSIVDEHRFVVIGGETEPIVQSLEQTWREGLDRDAAVRACVEALTRAAGRPIEAGDLEVAGLDSTRPRRRFFRLRDDALRQAVES; encoded by the coding sequence GTGGCAACCCCGTTCTACGTCGCACCCGAACAGTTCATGAAGGACCGGGCCGAGTACGCCCGGAAGGGCATCGCGCGGGGCCGTGCCCTGGTCGCCGCCGAGTACGCCGACGGCGTGGTGTTCGTCAGCGAGAACCCGTCGCGGTCGCTGCACAAGACCTCGGAGATCTACGACCGCATCGGGTTCGCGGCCGTCGGCCGTTACAACGAGTTCGAGTCGATGCGGGTCGCGGGTATCCGGCTGGCCGACGTGAAGGGCTACCAGTACGCCCGCGAGGACGTCACCGCCAAGGCGCTGGCCAACGCCTACTCGCAGGCGCTGGGTGCCATCTTCATGGGGGGCGAGGCCAAGCCCTACGAGGTGGAACTGCTGATCGCCGAGGTCGGCCACGCCGACCACGGCGGCGGGCTCGAGCTGTACCACATCCTCTACGACGGCTCGATCGTCGACGAACACCGCTTCGTGGTCATCGGCGGCGAGACCGAACCGATCGTGCAGTCACTCGAACAGACCTGGCGCGAGGGGCTGGACCGCGACGCCGCGGTCCGCGCCTGCGTCGAGGCACTCACGCGGGCGGCCGGCCGGCCGATCGAGGCAGGCGACCTCGAGGTGGCCGGGCTGGACAGCACGCGCCCGCGCCGGCGCTTCTTCCGGCTGCGTGACGACGCGCTGCGGCAGGCCGTGGAGTCGTGA
- the prcB gene encoding proteasome subunit beta, translated as MTFRADELLAGLPSPFDARGSSFFETLRRQAPDAVPPVLSGAPMHESLRERLVEGTTVLAVLSAHGVVIAGDRRATAGNLISRGDMRKIFPADDWSAVGISGAAGPAMELARIFATELEHYEKVEGEPLSLEGKSNKLAGLVRAHLPLAMQGLVVVPLFAGFDPRSGAGRIFEYDPVGGRYRATTYAATGSGSLAARATLKRLVEPEADLDTAAGIAVEALFDAAEEDSATGGPDLIRRIYPIVAEIDGAGYRELDDEQVAAHVEATVERRRNRQPSA; from the coding sequence GGCAGCTCGTTCTTCGAGACGTTGCGCCGCCAGGCGCCCGACGCGGTCCCGCCGGTCCTGAGCGGCGCGCCGATGCACGAGTCGCTGCGCGAGCGGCTGGTCGAGGGCACCACGGTGCTCGCGGTGCTGTCCGCCCACGGGGTCGTCATCGCCGGTGACCGGCGTGCCACGGCCGGCAACCTCATCTCCCGTGGCGACATGCGCAAGATCTTCCCGGCCGACGACTGGTCGGCGGTGGGCATCAGCGGCGCGGCCGGCCCGGCGATGGAGCTGGCCCGCATCTTCGCGACGGAGCTGGAGCACTACGAGAAGGTCGAGGGCGAGCCGCTGTCGCTGGAGGGCAAGTCCAACAAGCTGGCCGGACTCGTCCGCGCCCACCTGCCACTGGCGATGCAGGGTCTGGTCGTCGTGCCGCTGTTCGCCGGCTTCGACCCGCGCAGCGGCGCCGGGCGCATCTTCGAGTACGACCCCGTCGGCGGGCGCTACCGGGCCACGACCTACGCGGCCACCGGTTCCGGGTCGCTCGCCGCGCGCGCGACCCTGAAGCGGCTCGTCGAGCCCGAGGCCGACCTGGACACCGCGGCCGGGATCGCCGTCGAGGCGCTGTTCGACGCGGCCGAGGAGGACAGCGCGACCGGTGGTCCGGACCTGATCCGACGCATCTACCCGATCGTGGCGGAGATCGACGGCGCCGGGTACCGGGAGCTCGACGACGAGCAGGTCGCCGCCCACGTGGAGGCGACGGTCGAGCGTCGACGCAACCGCCAGCCCTCCGCCTGA